The Henckelia pumila isolate YLH828 chromosome 2, ASM3356847v2, whole genome shotgun sequence genome includes a window with the following:
- the LOC140883755 gene encoding uncharacterized protein: MEQAKLLAESLVKNSNCPRFAWLLFKRTLIDHNVNDLSSFQRSLPVITPILIRSKMFSEIEALHQRILRFDTVPQRVLYYLVHMLAKSDHIDKAMHLFQSIRTHFFACPPSIFLYNLLIRTSLQHDCSEYVSWLYKDLIFSKVKPETYTFNLLISGLCDSGRLENARELFDRMSDKGCEPNEFSFGILVRGYCRLGLPYKGLDLLGLMKKMGILPNVVIYNTLIAGFCKEDKSDEVERLVEKMKEDDIAPNVVTFNIRISALCKAGKVLEASRIFRDMQIDETFGLPRPNVVTHNLMLESFCREGMLEEANSLVESMKKDGIFSNSQSYNTWLLGLLRNGKLLEAHKVMREMEDDGLEPNSYSYNIMINGLCENDMLADARALTRLMTTRGVYPDTVTYSALLQGYCKKRKTFEANKVLQDMIKDGCFPNTYTCNMLLHSLWGEGKTAEAERLLQKMNERGDVLDTVSCNIVIDGLCKSGKVDKAVEIVSEMWNHGSAALGALGNSYIGLVDENRKKCLPDLISYSTVVNGLCKDGRLGEAKKKFVEMLGKNLYPDSIIYDIFLYNLCKRGKLSSAFQVLKDMERKGCDKSLQTYNSLIMGFSSKKQIFEIFGLLDEMKEKGISPNVYTYNLVLNCLSEGGKSEETASLLDEMLQKEITPDVHSFKMLIKTFCRAGEFRPAQEAFQIGIGLYGHVTVLYSLMFNELLAGEEVLEAKNLIETAVGRCLDLSSFHCKALMDTLCLHGNLECAIDTLNKMVQRGCRFDPASFMPVIDHLIKSGNKHQANKLTEQMLAMDSTDKMENEVRGNDKKPKNGRRRKDGERDWRTFLHRDDGSAIAMKTLKRVERGWGQGGLSNSQPPQKDFLDLSFV; this comes from the exons ATGGAGCAAGCAAAGCTGCTGGCAGAATCTCTGGTGAAAAACTCCAACTGCCCCAGATTCGCATGGCTACTTTTTAAGCGCACTCTCATTGACCACAACGTGAATGATCTTTCTTCTTTCCAACGTTCCCTCCCTGTCATCACTCCCATTCTCATCCGCTCCAAAATGTTCTCCGAAATCGAAGCTCTGCACCAACGCATTCTTCGTTTTGATACAGTCCCGCAGCGTGTTTTGTATTACTTGGTTCATATGTTAGCCAAGTCCGATCATATTGACAAGGCTATGCATCTTTTTCAATCTATTCGAACCCATTTTTTTGCCTGCCCGCCTTCCATATTCTTGTACAATTTGCTCATTAGAACTTCACTTCAACACGATTGTTCCGAGTATGTGTCGTGGCTGTACAAAGATTTGATTTTTTCCAAGGTAAAGCCGGAAACTTATACTTTCAATCTTCTTATATCTGGGCTGTGTGATTCGGGTCGGTTGGAGAATGCCCGTGAGCTGTTTGACAGAATGTCGGACAAAGGTTGTGAGCCTAATGAGTTCAGTTTTGGAATTTTGGTGCGTGGGTATTGTAGGCTCGGGCTGCCGTATAAAGGGTTGGATCTTCTGGGTTTGATGAAGAAAATGGGTATCTTGCCTAATGTAGTGATTTACAATACGTTAATTGCGGGCTTTTGTAAGGAAGATAAGAGTGACGAGGTTGAAAGATTGGTGGAGAAGATGAAGGAAGATGATATTGCTCCAAATGTTGTGACTTTTAACATTAGGATCTCTGCCCTTTGTAAGGCCGGGAAGGTTTTGGAAGCCTCTAGGATTTTTCGGGACATGCAAATAGATGAAACATTCGGCCTGCCAAGACCTAATGTTGTGACTCATAACTTGATGTTGGAGAGTTTTTGCAGGGAAGGGATGTTGGAAGAGGCTAATTCTTTAGTTGAGTCCATGAAAAAGGATGGTATTTTCTCAAATTCGCAGAGCTATAACACATGGCTGTTGGGCTTGTTAAGGAATGGGAAACTTTTGGAGGCTCATAAAGTTATGCGAGAAATGGAGGACGATGGACTAGAGCCTAATTCCTATTCTTATAATATCATGATTAATGGATTGTGTGAAAATGACATGCTTGCTGACGCAAGAGCCCTTACGCGTTTGATGACTACTCGGGGAGTTTACCCTGATACAGTCACGTACAGCGCACTGCTCCAAGGGTATTGTAAAAAGAGGAAGACGTTTGAGGCTAATAAAGTCCTTCAAGACATGATTAAGGATGGATGTTTTCCAAATACTTATACTTGCAATATGCTGTTGCACAGCCTATGGGGAGAAGGTAAAACAGCAGAAGCTGAGAGGTTACTGCAAAAGATGAACGAAAGAGGTGATGTACTGGATACTGTGAGCTGTAATATTGTGATTGATGGTTTATGCAAAAGTGGGAAGGTTGACAAGGCAGTTGAAATTGTGAGTGAAATGTGGAATCATGGAAGTGCTGCTCTTGGCGCTTTGGGCAATTCGTACATTGGCCTGGTGGACGAAAATAGGAAGAAATGCTTGCCTGACTTGATCAGTTATTCGACTGTCGTAAATGGTTTATGCAAGGATGGACGGCTTGGTGAAGCTAAAAAGAAGTTTGTAGAGATGTTGGGTAAAAATTTATACCCGGATTCAATCATCTATGATATTTTTCTATATAACCTTTGCAAGAGGGGGAAACTATCATCTGCGTTTCAGGTTCTTAAAGACATGGAGAGAAAGGGTTGCGACAAAAGCTTACAAACTTACAATTCCTTGATTATGGGATTCAGTAGTAAGAAACAAATATTCGAAATATTTGGGCTATTGGATGAGATGAAAGAAAAAGGCATTAGTCCTAATGTTTACACCTATAACCTTGTTCTTAATTGTCTATCTGAAGGAGGAAAAAGTGAAGAAACTGCATCTCTTTTAGACGAGATGCTGCAGAAAGAGATAACACCCGACGTACATTCCTTTAAGATGTTAATTAAAACATTCTGCAGGGCCGGCGAATTCAGACCAGCACAGGAGGCATTTCAAATAGGCATTGGTTTATATGGTCACGTGACAGTTCTTTACAGCCTAATGTTCAATGAGCTACTTGCCGGAGAGGAAGTTCTGGAAGCTAAAAACTTAATCGAAACTGCAGTTGGCAGGTGTCTTGATTTGAGCAGTTTCCATTGCAAAGCACTGATGGATACACTGTGCTTGCATGGGAATTTAGAATGTGCTATTGATACTCTTAACAAAATGGTGCAGAGGGGGTGTAGATTTGATCCTGCATCATTCATGCCAGTGATTGATCATCTGATTAAAAGTGGAAATAAGCATCAGGCCAATAAATTGACCGAGCAAATGCTGGCAATGGATTCAACAGATAAGATGGAAAACGAGGTGCGCGGAAATGATAAGAAGCCTAAAAATGGGAGACGACGCAAAGATGGCGAGAGAGATTGGCGAACTTTTCTACACAG AGATGATGGGAGTGCAATAGCTATGAAAACTTTGAAACGAGTGGAGAGAGGATGGGGTCAAGGAGGCTTGTCCAATTCCCAACCTCCACAAAAAGACTTTCTTGATCTTTCCTTCGTATAG
- the LOC140878763 gene encoding probable receptor-like serine/threonine-protein kinase At4g34500 isoform X1 encodes MAVSGGILNSKTPIFGQKLYVIVIATIAVVLAVFSVIFVILSRKWRSKRGRIGVKRSPGILPLVCQEISEVKASDQVQATREGDENSKAIVLVGDAAGIVEIDTENKKRSSESNESTLTQSESSAALSASADGLGNSGWGRSYSLRELQIATNQFCDENVIGEGGYGIVYRGVLPDGFVVAVKNLLNNKGQAKKEFKVEVEAIGKVRHKNLVGLIGYCAEGAQRLLVYEYIDNGNLEQWLHGEVGPVSPLTWEIRMKIAVGTARGLAYLHEGLEPKVVHRDVKSSNILLDRKWNPKISDFGLAKLLGSEKSYVTTRVMGTFGYVSPEYASTGMLNEGNDVYSYGVLLMEMITGRIPVDYSRPPGEVNLIDWVKGMITSRRGEELVDPSIDVHPPPRVLKRMLLVCLRCVDLDANKRPKMGQIVHMLEADEFPYLTAQTTAGCRIPLP; translated from the exons ATGGCAGTTTCCGGCGGCATTCTCAACTCCAAAACTCCGATTTTCGGCCAAAAACTGTACGTTATCGTAATCGCCACAATCGCGGTTGTGCTCGCCGTTTTTTCTGTAATTTTCGTGATTCTTAGTCGGAAATGGAGGTCGAAGCGAGGCCGCATTGGGGTGAAACGAAGCCCGGGGATTTTGCCGCTGGTTTGCCAGGAGATCAGTGAAGTTAAAGCGTCCGATCAAGTTCAAGCAACCCGAGAAGGGGATGAGAATAGCAAAGCGATAGTTCTAGTAGGTGATGCGGCGGGGATTGTGGAGATTGATACGGAGAACAAGAAGAGGAGCTCCGAGAGCAATGAATCGACTTTGACACAGAGCGAGTCATCTGCGGCACTGTCGGCCTCTGCAGATGGTTTGGGGAATTCCGGGTGGGGACGGTCGTACAGTTTAAGGGAGCTTCAAATCGCCACGAATCAGTTTTGTGATGAGAATGTGATCGGAGAAGGAGGCTATGGTATTGTTTACCGAGGTGTCCTGCCTGATGGTTTTGTTGTTGCCGTAAAAAATCTTCTAAACAACAA GGGTCAAGCAAAGAAGGAGTTTAAGGTGGAAGTTGAAGCAATAGGCAAAGTAAGACACAAAAACCTTGTAGGTTTGATAGGTTATTGTGCAGAAGGCGCACAGAG GTTGCTTGTCTATGAGTACATTGATAATGGCAATTTAGAGCAATGGTTACATGGTGAAGTGGGGCCAGTTAGCCCTTTAACATGGGAGATCAGGATGAAAATTGCCGTTGGAACAGCCAGAGG GCTGGCGTACTTGCATGAAGGATTAGAACCCAAAGTTGTTCATCGAGATGTGAAATCCAGTAATATTCTTTTAGATAGGAAATGGAATCCGAAAATATCGGATTTTGGGCTTGCAAAACTATTGGGATCTGAGAAAAGCTATGTTACTACTAGAGTGATGGGAACATTTGG ATATGTCTCACCCGAGTATGCAAGTACTGGCATGCTTAATGAAGGAAATGATGTATACAGTTATGGAGTTCTACTCATGGAAATGATCACTGGAAGGATCCCCGTAGATTATTCGAGACCACCTGGAGAG GTGAATTTGATTGATTGGGTAAAAGGAATGATAACAAGTCGTCGTGGTGAAGAGTTGGTTGACCCCTCTATTGATGTTCATCCTCCCCCAAGAGTTTTGAAGAGAATGCTACTCGTTTGCCTTCGTTGTGTAGATTTGGACGCCAACAAGCGCCCAAAGATGGGACAGATTGTACACATGCTTGAGGCAGATGAATTTCCTTACCTTACT GCACAAACAACTGCTGGCTGTAGGATTCCATTACCATAA
- the LOC140878763 gene encoding probable receptor-like serine/threonine-protein kinase At4g34500 isoform X2: MAVSGGILNSKTPIFGQKLYVIVIATIAVVLAVFSVIFVILSRKWRSKRGRIGVKRSPGILPLVCQEISEVKASDQVQATREGDENSKAIVLVGDAAGIVEIDTENKKRSSESNESTLTQSESSAALSASADGLGNSGWGRSYSLRELQIATNQFCDENVIGEGGYGIVYRGVLPDGFVVAVKNLLNNKGQAKKEFKVEVEAIGKVRHKNLVGLIGYCAEGAQRLLVYEYIDNGNLEQWLHGEVGPVSPLTWEIRMKIAVGTARGLAYLHEGLEPKVVHRDVKSSNILLDRKWNPKISDFGLAKLLGSEKSYVTTRVMGTFGYVSPEYASTGMLNEGNDVYSYGVLLMEMITGRIPVDYSRPPGEVNLIDWVKGMITSRRGEELVDPSIDVHPPPRVLKRMLLVCLRCVDLDANKRPKMGQIVHMLEADEFPYLTGPRLTG; this comes from the exons ATGGCAGTTTCCGGCGGCATTCTCAACTCCAAAACTCCGATTTTCGGCCAAAAACTGTACGTTATCGTAATCGCCACAATCGCGGTTGTGCTCGCCGTTTTTTCTGTAATTTTCGTGATTCTTAGTCGGAAATGGAGGTCGAAGCGAGGCCGCATTGGGGTGAAACGAAGCCCGGGGATTTTGCCGCTGGTTTGCCAGGAGATCAGTGAAGTTAAAGCGTCCGATCAAGTTCAAGCAACCCGAGAAGGGGATGAGAATAGCAAAGCGATAGTTCTAGTAGGTGATGCGGCGGGGATTGTGGAGATTGATACGGAGAACAAGAAGAGGAGCTCCGAGAGCAATGAATCGACTTTGACACAGAGCGAGTCATCTGCGGCACTGTCGGCCTCTGCAGATGGTTTGGGGAATTCCGGGTGGGGACGGTCGTACAGTTTAAGGGAGCTTCAAATCGCCACGAATCAGTTTTGTGATGAGAATGTGATCGGAGAAGGAGGCTATGGTATTGTTTACCGAGGTGTCCTGCCTGATGGTTTTGTTGTTGCCGTAAAAAATCTTCTAAACAACAA GGGTCAAGCAAAGAAGGAGTTTAAGGTGGAAGTTGAAGCAATAGGCAAAGTAAGACACAAAAACCTTGTAGGTTTGATAGGTTATTGTGCAGAAGGCGCACAGAG GTTGCTTGTCTATGAGTACATTGATAATGGCAATTTAGAGCAATGGTTACATGGTGAAGTGGGGCCAGTTAGCCCTTTAACATGGGAGATCAGGATGAAAATTGCCGTTGGAACAGCCAGAGG GCTGGCGTACTTGCATGAAGGATTAGAACCCAAAGTTGTTCATCGAGATGTGAAATCCAGTAATATTCTTTTAGATAGGAAATGGAATCCGAAAATATCGGATTTTGGGCTTGCAAAACTATTGGGATCTGAGAAAAGCTATGTTACTACTAGAGTGATGGGAACATTTGG ATATGTCTCACCCGAGTATGCAAGTACTGGCATGCTTAATGAAGGAAATGATGTATACAGTTATGGAGTTCTACTCATGGAAATGATCACTGGAAGGATCCCCGTAGATTATTCGAGACCACCTGGAGAG GTGAATTTGATTGATTGGGTAAAAGGAATGATAACAAGTCGTCGTGGTGAAGAGTTGGTTGACCCCTCTATTGATGTTCATCCTCCCCCAAGAGTTTTGAAGAGAATGCTACTCGTTTGCCTTCGTTGTGTAGATTTGGACGCCAACAAGCGCCCAAAGATGGGACAGATTGTACACATGCTTGAGGCAGATGAATTTCCTTACCTTACT GGTCCTCGACTCACTGGTTGA